ACAGGCCTTGAACTTTGCCGGGATATCCGTTCGGCAAAGCCGGATATGCCGATCATCCTGCTCACCGCCCTGGGAACTACGGACGATAAAGTAGAGGGCTTTGATGCCGGTGCGGATGATTACTTAGTAAAACCCTTTGATTTCAGGGAACTGTTAGTACGCATACGCGCGGTGATGAACCGCAAAATCGGCAATCACATTTTGCAGCCGGATATTTTAAGATATGCCGACCTGGAACTGAATAACCAAACCAAAACCGTGACCCGTTCGGGTAAATCCATCAGTCTCACGCCAAAGGAACTTAAATTGCTGGAATATATGATGCAAAACAGTGAGCGGGTTTTGTCCCGCGTGGAGATCGCTGAAAAGGTATGGGATACTCATTTTGATACGGGAACGAATTTTATCGATGTTTACATCAATTATCTCCGGAAGAAGATAGACAAAGATTTTAATGATAAACTGATCCATACCAAACAAGGTCTTGGGTTTATTTTTGCAGCAGAAAAATGACCATCCGTAACCGGCTTACTTTTCTTTTTACCGGAATTATAGCAGCGCTATTGCTGGCTTTTGCATTGGTGGTTTATTTTTCTTTTTCCGAAAGCCGGGAAGAGGAGTATTATAGCTCCCTACGCCATACGGCGATCACCAAAGCTAATTTGTTATTGGATGCAAAAATACAGCCCCATGTTTTACAACTGATCTACAAACACTCTCCAAACACCCTGTTCCAGGAAGAAGTAGCAATCTACGATACTTCCTTTAACCTGCTTTATCATGATGCGGTCGAAATAGACAAAGTAAAAGAAACCCGGCAGATGATCGATGAGATCGTTGCCAGAAAACAGATCAAATTTTACCAGGGAGAAATGCAGGTAGTGGGCATTTTTTACCACCATTACAACAAGGATTACGTGATCACATCTGCCGCAAACGACCAGTATGGTTATGCAAAACTTCGTAATTTAAAATACACGCTCATCATCGCCTTTTTTGTCGCTATTATCTTTATTTATATCGCCGGATATATTTTTTCCGCTAAAGCACTCAACCCGGTTTCGGATATGGTGGACAAGGTGGAAGAGATTACGGCCACTAATCTTGACCTGCGGATCAACGAAGGAAATGGTAAAGATGAGATCGCGGAACTGGCGGTTACTTTCAATGCGATGCTGAACCGGCTGGAAAAATCCTTTGACGCGCAAAAGGAATTTGTTTCGAATATTTCACATGAATTAAGAACGCCGCTGACGGCCATGCTGACCGAGTTGCAGGTCACAGCAGAAAAAGAAAGAAGTAACGAGTATTATAAGGATGCCATACACCATGCGATCAGTGATGCGCAAAAACTGGTTCGCCTGTCCAATAGCCTGCTTGACCTCGCCAAAGCCAATTATGACCATACCGAAATCGCCTTTAAGGAATTGCGATTGGATGAACTGATACTGGATGCCCGTAA
The genomic region above belongs to Mucilaginibacter sp. KACC 22773 and contains:
- a CDS encoding sensor histidine kinase; protein product: MTIRNRLTFLFTGIIAALLLAFALVVYFSFSESREEEYYSSLRHTAITKANLLLDAKIQPHVLQLIYKHSPNTLFQEEVAIYDTSFNLLYHDAVEIDKVKETRQMIDEIVARKQIKFYQGEMQVVGIFYHHYNKDYVITSAANDQYGYAKLRNLKYTLIIAFFVAIIFIYIAGYIFSAKALNPVSDMVDKVEEITATNLDLRINEGNGKDEIAELAVTFNAMLNRLEKSFDAQKEFVSNISHELRTPLTAMLTELQVTAEKERSNEYYKDAIHHAISDAQKLVRLSNSLLDLAKANYDHTEIAFKELRLDELILDARNDALHDQPGCKINIVFEKEIEDDDFISVMGNEYLLRVAFINLMENGCKFSTDNEAAVAITYFKDKTILRFQDHGIGMDELELPHIFTAFYRGANQQFAGGNGIGLSLTKKIIDLHKGTITVSSQKNEGTTFTVELPHV
- a CDS encoding response regulator transcription factor: MKILIVEDEERIASLVKQGLEEQGHTAMVAYDGLSGKKLALQHDYDLLISDIILPQLTGLELCRDIRSAKPDMPIILLTALGTTDDKVEGFDAGADDYLVKPFDFRELLVRIRAVMNRKIGNHILQPDILRYADLELNNQTKTVTRSGKSISLTPKELKLLEYMMQNSERVLSRVEIAEKVWDTHFDTGTNFIDVYINYLRKKIDKDFNDKLIHTKQGLGFIFAAEK